CATACACCCCTAAGGCTAGGCCTAAGGGCGCAACGAATGAATGGGAGTCAGAGCGAGCGAGGGGGACGCCACCAGCCGGACGGGTCGCGGGAAAGGACGACCGCGTCGGAATGAACCACGACAGCCAGCGTCGCAGACACGGGCCAGACGCCGGCCGACGCGAACACCGGCGAGTAGACATGGCCGATCTTGCATTCCTGCCCGGGCTTGCACGGGCTGGACGATTCGGCCTTCGCAGACGGGCCGGCCTGGCTACCGTCCGCGTCCATCTGGCAGCAATCCGCCGGCATCGCCATGGTCATGTCGTGCTGCATCGGGCAGGGGCTGGGCATCATCATGACGACGGCCGGCGCTCCCATGGCAGGGATAGCCAGCGTCAGCAGGAAGATGAGGGCCAGCCGCAGGAGCTTCATAGTGGGCGATTATAGGCAATCCGTTTGCCGCCTGCACCGGATTGATGGGACTGACCCTGCATGGGCCGGGATGGGTCTGAGGAGCGAATGCGCCATCCCGTACGTAAGGAACGGCCCGGCGGCTCCCGATGAGAGCAGAGGCATGCAAGCTCGCTCGGCTTACCGCGCCAGCGAATGGAGGACCGGGAGGTCGTCGGCACAGGAAACGGCCGGAAAGGAAAAGAGTGAGGCGCCGGTGTCTGCCGGCATCAGGCTGTCGGCGACGCCGAGGCCGAGGCTCAGTGGCTGCGCGACCGACCAGCTGGCCGATACCGGCAGCGCCGGCGCCTGCATCAGGTCGGGCACGATCAGCCAGTCGAGCCCGCACGCCGCGTAGCGCGCCCAGCCGGCGTCGCCGGATGGCACACAGCAGGCGAGCCGCGTGCGCGGCGACAGCCGGTGCACCGACTTGCACAGCTCGGCCAACTTCGAGAGCGGGAGACAGGGCAGTTCGAGGAAATCGGGTTCGGCGCGCGCGAGCCTGAGCGTCTCGCTCTCGCTGCCGGCGATCAGCGTGAGCGGCTTGCCGCCGGCCGAGCGCTTCAGGCGTGCGATGCGCGGCAACAGGCCTTCGATGCCGCCGACGAACTGCCAGTGTTCGCGGCCGATCTCGATGCTTTCCGACAGGCCGAGGCGCAGCGCCTGGCCGCCGCCGGCGAGTACCGCCTGAGCGGCGAGCCGGCGCGTGCCGGGAAAGCCCTGACGCGGCAGCGCGACGACCAGCTCCGGGTTGACGCGCTGCGCGCTCTCGACCAGCGTGCGCGTCTTGCTCGCGATGCCGGAAAACCGCTCAATGAGATTCAGCGCCTGGCGTGCCGCCAGGTGCAACGCCGACGCCGGGCCGCTGGCGGTCAACAGCGTCGCACCGGGCAACAGCGCGTCCCCTTCGTCGACCCTCGCTTCGGCCCTGACCCCGAGGTAGGCGAACAAGTCGAGCGCCGCCTCCACCCCCGACGCGACCCCGCCGTCGCGCGCCACGACGGTCAGGTGCGCGCTCTGGCGGCGCACGCCGAGCAGGCGACAGGTCAGATCCTGGTAGGGCGCGTCTTCGCGGAACAAGCCCTCGATTTCGCTGGGCAGCAGCACGCAAGCTCCTTGGGCGACGGGTGGGTTCGGACAGGGTAAAACAGCCGTCCGACGTGAGGCTGCCAGCATAAATCTTTAATAGTTCCGATGACAATCTCGGCGCCGAGAAATCAGCCACCGTCCGCCGCCTTCTCCAGCCGGCGCAGGAACACGTGCATTTCCTTGGCCGCCTGCACGTCGCCTCGCGCTTCGGCGACCTCTATCCCGCGCCGGTAGGCGGCGATCGCCGCCGCCGTGTCGCCGGCCTCGGCGCACGCACGCCCCAAGAGCTTCCATGCAGCCGAGTAGTCGGCCTGCCAGGCGACCGCCTGTTCGAGGTGCGGCACCGCGTCGGCGAAACGGCCGGCCGACACCAGCGCGTTGCCGATCGCGAAGCGCAGCAGTGCGTTGTCGCGCGGCCCGCCGACCATTTTCATCAGCGCGTCGATCTGGCTCGCCTGCATGGATGCCTCCTCGATGTTCGCAATGGCCGTCAGTCTAGCCCAGGCCGAGCCCAAGCGTACGGGCAAGAAAAAACCCCGCCCTTCATATCGAAGGCGGGGTTTTGCATCGGACCTCGGTCGCGTTTACGCCTTGACGGCGTCGGCCACTTCCTTGAAGTCATCGATCTGGTCGAAGTTCAGATACTGGTAGACGTCGTCGGCCTGCTTGTCGATGACGCCGATGTCGGCCATGTACTCGTCCTTGCTCGGGATGCGGCCGAGCTTGGAGCAGATCGCCGCCAGTTCCGCCGAGCCCAGATACACGTTGGTGTTCTTGCCCAGACGGTTCGGGAAGTTGCGGGTCGAAGTCGACATCACGGTCGCGCCTTCGCGCACCTGCGCCTGGTTGCCCATGCACAGCGAGCAGCCCGGCATCTCGGTGCGGGCACCGGCGGTGCCGAACACGCCATAGTGGCCTTCCTTGGTCAACTGCTGCGCGTCCATCTTGGTCGGCGGCGCGATCCACAGCTTCACCGGGATGTCGCGCTTGCCTTCCAGGAGCTTACTTGCAGCGCGGAAGTGACCGATGTTGGTCATGCACGAACCGATGAACACCTCGTCGATGGTGGCGCCGGCGACTTCGGACAGCGTCTTCACGTCGTCCGGGTCGTTCGGGCACGCGACGATCGGCTCGTGGATGTCGGCCAGGTCGATCTCGATCACGGCGGCGTACTCGGCGTCGGCGTCCGGCTGCAACAGTTCGCCGCCCTCGATCCACTCTTCCATCGCCTTGATGCGGCGCGCCAGCGTACGGGCATCCTGATAGCCTTCGGCGATCATCACCTTCATCAAGGTGATGTTCGACTTCATGTACTCGACGATCGGCTCCTTGGCGAGGCGCACGGTGCAGCCGGCGGCCGAACGCTCGGCCGACGCGTCGGACAGCTCGAACGCCTGCTCGACCTTCAGGTTCGGCAGCCCTTCGATCTCGAGGATCTTGCCCGAGAACTCGTTCTTCTTGCCGGCCTTGGCGACGGTCAACAGGCCCTGCTTGATCGCGTAGAGCGGGATCGCGTTGACGAGGTCACGCAGCGTGACGCCCGGCTGCAGTTCACCCTTGAAGCGCACCAGCACCGATTCGGGCATGTCGAGCGGCATCACACCGGTCGCGGCGGCGAAGGCCACGAGGCCCGAACCGGCCGGGAAGGAGATGCCTACGGGGAAGCGGGTGTGCGAGTCGCCGCCGGTGCCGACGGTATCCGGCAGCAACAGGCGGTTGAGCCACGAGTGGATCACGCCGTCGCCCGGGCGCAGCGAAACGCCGCCACGGGTCGAGATGAACGCCGGCAGCTCCTTGTGCGTCTTCACGTCGACCGGCTTCGGGTACGCCGCTGTGTGGCAGAACGACTGCATCACGAGGTCGGCCGAGAAGCCGAGGCAGGCGAGGTCTTTCAGCTCGTCGCGCGTCATCGGGCCGGTGGTGTCCTGCGAGCCGACGGTGGTCATCTTCGGTTCGCAGTAGGTGCCCGGGCGCACGCCCTGGCCTTCAGGCAGGCCACAGGCTCGGCCGACCATCTTCTGCGCGAGCGTGAAACCCTTGGTCGACGCCGCCGGCGCTTGCGGCAGGCGGAACTCGCTCGACGCCGGAAGATTCAGCGCTTCGCGCGCCTTGCCGGTCAGGCCACGGCCGATGATCAGGTTGATACGGCCGCCGGCGCGCACTTCGTCGAGGATCACGTCGGACTTAAGCGCGAAGGTCGAAATCACTTCGCCGTTCTTCTCGATCTTGCCTTCGTACGGGTAGATGTCGACCACGTCGCCCATGTCCATCTTCGACACGTCGACCTCGATCGGCAGCGCGCCCGAGTCTTCCTGCGTGTTGAAGAAGATCGGCGCGATCTTGCCGCCGAGGCACACGCCGCCGAAGCGTTTGTTCGGCACGAACGGGATGTCTTCGCCGGTCGCCCAGATCACACTGTTGGTCGCGGATTTGCGCGAGGAGCCGGTGCCGACCACGTCGCCGACGTAGGCGACCAGGTTGCCCTTCTTCTTCAGGTCTTCGATGAACTGGATCGGGCCGCGCTTGCCGTCTTCTTCCGGGACGATGCCGGGACGGGCGTTCTTCAGCATCGCGAGATAATGCAGCGGGATGTCCGGGCGGGACCACGCATCAGGCGCCGGCGACAGGTCGTCGGTGTTGGTTTCGCCGGTGACCTTGAACACGGTCACGGTGATCTTGTCGGCCACTTCCGGACGGCTGGTGAACCACTCGGCGTTGGCCCAGGATTCGATCACTTCTCGCGCGAAGGCGTTGCCCTGGTCCAGCTTCTCCTTCACGTCGTGGAAGGCGTCGAACATCAGCAGGGTTTTCTTCAGCGCGTTGGCGGCGATTTGCGCCAGCGCGGCGTCGTCCAAGAGGTCGATCAGCGGCTTGATGTTGTAACCGCCCACCATGGTGCCCAAGAGTTCGGTCGCCTTCTCGCGCGAAATCAGGCCACAGGCGACGCTGCCTTCGGCGACCGCGGCAAGGAAGGACGCCTTCACCTTGGCCGCATCGTCGACGCCCGGCGGTACGCGGTACGTGATCAGGTCTACGAGGACGTCTTCTTCGCCGGCCGGCGGATTCTTCAACAGTTCGACCAGTTCTTCGGTCTGGCGCGCGGTGAGCGGGAGCGGCGGAATGCCCAGCGCGGCGCGCTCGGCAACATGCTGACGGTAGACTTCGAGCATAGATTTAACCTTTTTGCGGGGTTGGCAATGCGTTCGCCGGCGGCGTCACCACCGCCTGTCGGCAAACAAGGAATTCGGGCCAATGATGATCGCACGAAGAGTACGCGCTCCGACTAGTCCAGACAAACGAGTAATCGCCACAGCGACTGTGAGATAAAATCACAGCATGAGTACCTACCCTCCCCTCAACGCGC
This DNA window, taken from Crenobacter cavernae, encodes the following:
- a CDS encoding tetratricopeptide repeat protein, whose amino-acid sequence is MQASQIDALMKMVGGPRDNALLRFAIGNALVSAGRFADAVPHLEQAVAWQADYSAAWKLLGRACAEAGDTAAAIAAYRRGIEVAEARGDVQAAKEMHVFLRRLEKAADGG
- the acnB gene encoding bifunctional aconitate hydratase 2/2-methylisocitrate dehydratase gives rise to the protein MLEVYRQHVAERAALGIPPLPLTARQTEELVELLKNPPAGEEDVLVDLITYRVPPGVDDAAKVKASFLAAVAEGSVACGLISREKATELLGTMVGGYNIKPLIDLLDDAALAQIAANALKKTLLMFDAFHDVKEKLDQGNAFAREVIESWANAEWFTSRPEVADKITVTVFKVTGETNTDDLSPAPDAWSRPDIPLHYLAMLKNARPGIVPEEDGKRGPIQFIEDLKKKGNLVAYVGDVVGTGSSRKSATNSVIWATGEDIPFVPNKRFGGVCLGGKIAPIFFNTQEDSGALPIEVDVSKMDMGDVVDIYPYEGKIEKNGEVISTFALKSDVILDEVRAGGRINLIIGRGLTGKAREALNLPASSEFRLPQAPAASTKGFTLAQKMVGRACGLPEGQGVRPGTYCEPKMTTVGSQDTTGPMTRDELKDLACLGFSADLVMQSFCHTAAYPKPVDVKTHKELPAFISTRGGVSLRPGDGVIHSWLNRLLLPDTVGTGGDSHTRFPVGISFPAGSGLVAFAAATGVMPLDMPESVLVRFKGELQPGVTLRDLVNAIPLYAIKQGLLTVAKAGKKNEFSGKILEIEGLPNLKVEQAFELSDASAERSAAGCTVRLAKEPIVEYMKSNITLMKVMIAEGYQDARTLARRIKAMEEWIEGGELLQPDADAEYAAVIEIDLADIHEPIVACPNDPDDVKTLSEVAGATIDEVFIGSCMTNIGHFRAASKLLEGKRDIPVKLWIAPPTKMDAQQLTKEGHYGVFGTAGARTEMPGCSLCMGNQAQVREGATVMSTSTRNFPNRLGKNTNVYLGSAELAAICSKLGRIPSKDEYMADIGVIDKQADDVYQYLNFDQIDDFKEVADAVKA